A window of the Arenibacter algicola genome harbors these coding sequences:
- a CDS encoding RNA polymerase sigma factor translates to MELQIDDSVLVKDYINGNEKALEVLINRHNQRISSFIYSKVLDRDVSEDIFQDTFIKVIKTLKKGNYSEEGKFLPWVMRIAHNLVIDHFRRNKRMPMFEGNDDFNIFSVIGDDKLNVEKQLIKDQIDSDLTLLIEELPDDQKEVLLMRIYRDMSFKEISENTGVSINTALGRMRYALINLRKIIEKHNIVLTN, encoded by the coding sequence ATGGAACTGCAAATAGATGACTCAGTATTAGTAAAGGATTACATCAACGGTAATGAAAAAGCTTTAGAGGTTTTGATCAACAGGCACAACCAGCGTATTAGTAGCTTTATTTATTCCAAGGTATTGGACCGTGATGTTTCAGAGGACATTTTTCAGGACACCTTTATTAAAGTAATCAAGACCTTGAAAAAGGGAAATTATAGCGAGGAAGGCAAGTTTTTGCCTTGGGTTATGAGAATAGCCCATAACTTGGTAATAGATCACTTTAGAAGAAACAAAAGAATGCCAATGTTTGAGGGGAATGATGATTTTAATATCTTTTCCGTAATTGGTGATGATAAACTTAATGTAGAAAAACAACTTATCAAGGATCAAATAGATTCTGATCTTACCTTATTGATCGAAGAATTACCGGACGATCAAAAAGAAGTTCTTTTAATGCGTATTTACAGGGACATGAGTTTTAAGGAGATCTCTGAAAACACTGGGGTTAGCATCAATACAGCCTTGGGAAGAATGAGATACGCGCTTATAAACCTTAGAAAAATCATTGAAAAACATAATATCGTTTTAACGAATTAA
- a CDS encoding RNA polymerase sigma factor: MELLIEDSVLVKDYMNGDERALEKLIDRHNQRLSSFIYSKVQDREITEDIFQDTFIKVIRTLKKGNYNEEGKFLPWVMRISHNLIIDYFRKNKRMPRFEGNNDFNIFSIISDDQLNAERRIIKDQIDQDLTLLIKELPKDQMEVLEMRLYKDMSFKEISENTGVSINTALGRMRYALINLRKIVEKNNIILTN, translated from the coding sequence ATGGAACTATTAATAGAAGATTCAGTATTAGTAAAAGACTACATGAACGGGGACGAAAGAGCCCTGGAAAAACTAATTGACCGACACAACCAGCGACTTAGCAGTTTTATTTATTCCAAAGTACAAGATCGGGAAATTACAGAAGATATTTTTCAAGATACCTTTATAAAGGTTATAAGAACCCTTAAGAAGGGTAATTATAATGAAGAAGGAAAATTTTTGCCTTGGGTAATGCGTATTTCCCACAACCTAATAATAGATTATTTTAGAAAGAATAAACGAATGCCCAGATTTGAAGGCAACAATGATTTCAATATATTCTCCATAATTAGCGATGATCAGTTAAATGCTGAAAGACGAATTATCAAAGACCAGATAGATCAGGATCTTACCCTACTTATCAAGGAATTGCCAAAAGATCAGATGGAAGTTTTGGAAATGCGCCTATATAAGGATATGAGCTTTAAGGAAATATCTGAAAATACAGGGGTAAGTATTAACACTGCCTTGGGCAGAATGCGCTATGCACTTATCAACCTTAGGAAGATTGTAGAAAAGAACAACATTATTTTAACGAATTAA
- the uvrA gene encoding excinuclease ABC subunit UvrA — MTTITDVNPKHNIIIKGAKLHNLKNIDVVIPRNKLVVITGLSGSGKSSLAFDTLYAEGQRRYVESLSSYARQFLGKLDKPKVDYIKGIAPAIAIEQKVNSTNPRSTVGTTTEIYDYLKLMFARIGRTFSPISGNEVKKHTVSDVVEHIKTFGEGTKLLLLAPIRISADRDPYKSLQLFSKQGFARILYNGEVVRIDEDLKDVGREFELVVDRIIYKNDEDFFNRLGNAIDTAFFEGKGECIVQELATGQNTHFSNKFELDGMQFLEPNVHLFSFNNPYGACPKCEGYGDVIGIDENLVIPNTSLSVYENAIFPWRGESMGWYRDELVNVAYKFDFPIHKPWYQLSDEQKQLVWDGNSYFTGIHKFFGGLEEKSYKIQNRVMLSRYRGKTKCSTCKGRRLRKETDYVKVSGKSISDLVELPIEDLIRFFKAIKLSSNDEKIASRLLREIESRLGFLYNVGLSYLTLNRKSNSLSGGESQRINLATSLGSSLVGSMYILDEPSIGLHPKDTENLITVLKSLRDLGNTVIVVEHDEDIMKAADEVIDIGPEAGTHGGEVVAHGTLDEILKSNSLTAAYLNGSMEIAIPKTRRPFKNYIEIKGARENNLKNIDVTFPLNVLTVITGVSGSGKSTLVKKLLYPIILKELGGYGEKAGQYSSMEGKFQSLKHVEYVDQNPIGRSSRSNPVTYIKAYDDIRNLFANQKLSKLRGYQAKHFSFNVDGGRCEKCKGEGEITVEMQFMADVHLECEICNGKRFKKEVLEVKFEDANIDHVLNMTIDDAVAFFDKNNQSKIVTKLKPLQDVGLGYVTLGQSSSTLSGGEAQRIKLASFLVKGNTKDKALFIFDEPTTGLHFHDIKKLLKSFDALIGKGHSIIVIEHNIDLIKCADYIIDLGPDGGNKGGQLLVQGTPEIVVKNKTSYTAQYLKEKLSN; from the coding sequence ATGACCACTATAACAGACGTTAATCCCAAGCATAATATTATAATTAAAGGGGCAAAGCTCCATAATTTAAAGAATATAGACGTTGTAATACCACGGAATAAACTAGTGGTCATTACAGGTCTGTCCGGTTCGGGAAAATCAAGTCTGGCCTTCGATACCCTTTATGCCGAAGGACAAAGAAGATATGTTGAAAGTCTCTCCTCCTATGCCAGGCAGTTTTTAGGAAAATTGGACAAGCCCAAAGTGGATTATATTAAAGGTATAGCTCCGGCCATTGCTATTGAACAAAAGGTAAATTCTACCAATCCCAGATCTACCGTGGGAACCACTACGGAAATCTATGACTATTTAAAATTAATGTTCGCCCGTATTGGCAGAACCTTTTCCCCTATATCGGGCAATGAGGTTAAAAAGCATACCGTTTCGGACGTGGTAGAGCATATTAAAACCTTTGGGGAAGGCACAAAATTACTTTTGCTTGCACCTATTAGAATTAGTGCCGATAGGGACCCTTATAAATCGCTTCAACTGTTTTCCAAGCAGGGATTTGCAAGAATATTGTACAATGGAGAGGTTGTTAGGATAGATGAGGACCTAAAGGATGTAGGCCGGGAATTTGAACTGGTGGTAGACCGAATTATATATAAAAATGACGAAGATTTTTTTAATAGGTTGGGCAACGCCATTGATACGGCATTTTTTGAAGGAAAGGGCGAATGCATCGTTCAGGAACTTGCAACGGGCCAAAATACCCATTTCAGCAATAAGTTTGAATTGGACGGAATGCAATTCCTAGAACCCAATGTTCATTTGTTCAGTTTTAACAACCCATATGGGGCCTGTCCCAAATGTGAGGGCTATGGGGATGTTATTGGCATAGATGAGAACTTGGTTATTCCCAACACCTCTCTCTCGGTATACGAAAACGCTATTTTTCCGTGGCGAGGGGAAAGTATGGGATGGTACAGGGATGAATTGGTGAATGTGGCCTATAAATTTGATTTTCCAATCCATAAACCCTGGTATCAACTATCCGATGAACAAAAGCAACTTGTTTGGGATGGAAACAGCTATTTTACCGGTATCCATAAATTCTTTGGAGGCCTGGAAGAAAAGAGCTATAAAATACAGAACAGGGTAATGCTATCCCGATATCGAGGTAAAACCAAATGCAGTACCTGTAAGGGAAGGCGTCTAAGAAAGGAAACAGACTATGTAAAAGTTTCGGGGAAATCTATTTCCGACCTTGTGGAATTACCTATAGAAGACCTTATCCGCTTCTTTAAGGCCATTAAACTTAGTTCCAACGACGAGAAAATTGCCAGCAGATTACTTAGGGAAATAGAAAGCCGATTGGGGTTTCTATATAATGTAGGACTAAGTTATTTAACATTGAACAGAAAATCCAATTCCCTGTCCGGTGGGGAAAGTCAACGAATAAATTTGGCAACCTCCTTGGGCAGTAGTTTGGTAGGCTCCATGTATATATTGGACGAACCCAGTATTGGCCTTCACCCAAAAGATACCGAAAACTTAATAACCGTTCTAAAATCCTTGCGCGACTTGGGCAATACCGTAATTGTGGTGGAACACGATGAGGACATTATGAAGGCGGCAGACGAGGTAATCGATATTGGCCCGGAAGCGGGCACGCATGGCGGGGAAGTCGTAGCCCATGGTACCTTGGATGAAATTCTTAAATCCAATTCCCTTACAGCGGCTTACCTAAATGGTTCCATGGAAATTGCCATACCAAAAACAAGGAGGCCTTTTAAAAATTACATAGAAATAAAAGGAGCTCGGGAAAATAACCTTAAAAATATTGATGTAACTTTTCCTTTGAATGTATTGACCGTCATTACCGGTGTATCGGGCAGTGGCAAAAGTACTTTGGTAAAAAAACTATTATACCCTATAATCCTAAAGGAACTCGGCGGCTACGGAGAGAAAGCTGGGCAGTACAGCTCCATGGAAGGTAAATTTCAATCTTTAAAGCACGTAGAATACGTTGACCAAAACCCCATTGGTCGATCTTCCAGATCCAACCCTGTTACCTACATTAAGGCTTATGACGATATCCGTAATCTTTTTGCCAACCAGAAATTAAGCAAGCTAAGAGGGTATCAGGCCAAACATTTTTCTTTTAATGTTGATGGTGGCAGGTGCGAAAAATGCAAAGGTGAGGGCGAGATTACCGTGGAAATGCAATTCATGGCCGATGTACATTTGGAATGCGAAATCTGTAATGGAAAAAGGTTTAAAAAGGAAGTATTGGAAGTAAAATTTGAGGACGCTAATATAGATCATGTCCTTAATATGACCATTGATGATGCCGTAGCTTTCTTTGACAAAAACAATCAATCCAAAATCGTAACCAAACTAAAACCGCTTCAAGATGTTGGGCTAGGCTATGTAACCTTGGGACAGTCTTCCTCTACCCTTTCGGGTGGCGAAGCACAGCGCATTAAACTGGCCTCATTTTTGGTAAAGGGGAACACCAAGGACAAAGCCCTATTTATTTTTGATGAACCCACCACAGGTCTCCATTTCCAC